TCCGCGCCGAGCCGGGCCAGCTGGTCGAAGGCGACGTCCTCGGACTCGACGGGCAGGCCGAGCGTGACCCGCCCGTCGGAGTCCGGGGCGCTCGCGGCGGCCAGTGCCTCCTCGACGGCGGCCCCGTCCACGACCGCGGGCAGGCGGCGCAGCCCCCGCCCGGTCAGCCGGACCGTGACGGTGGTGCGCAGCAGCGCGCGGGCGAAGGCGGCCGAGCGGGCCTCCCAGTGCGCGGCCAGGTCGAAGGCCGCGTCGCGCACGAACGGTTCCTGCGCGCCGGGAGCGGGCGCGAGGGCCGTGAGGCGGTCGACGCGGTAGGTACGCCAGGTCGCGTCCTCGCCTGGCCGCCCGCCCGGGACGCGGACCCGGGCCACGACGTACCACGTGCCGGCCTTCAGTACGAGCCCGTACGGCTCCACCACCCGGGTCGCCGTGGAGGGCGGTGAGCCGTCCCGGCCAGGCCGCGCATAGGCCAGCTCGACAGCCCGGTCGGCCCACACGGCGCGGGCCAGGTCCGGCAGCAGCTCGGGCGCGGACGGCTCCCGGAACCAGGCCGGGGCGTCGAGGTGGAAACGGCGCGCCGCCGACTCGGCTGCCTCGCGCACCGACGGGAGCAGGGTCGCGGTCAGCTTCAGCCGGGCAGTGTGCGCCGCACCGGACAGCCCCAGGTCCTGCAAGGCCGTCGGCAGTCCCGACAGGAACAGGGTCTCCGCCTCGCTCGGGTGGAGCGTGGTGAGCCGGGTCCGGTGACCCGGGGCCAGGAAGTAGCCACCGACGCGGCCCCGCTCCGACCGGACGGGGACCCCGGCCTCCTGCAACGCCTGGGCATCGCGGATCACGGTCCGCTCGGATATCTCCAGTTCGCGGGCGAGTGCGGCGGCGGTCAGGCCGGGGTTCGACTGGATCAGGAGGGCCATTCGGATCAGGCGGGCGGCACGCATGCTCCCAGGATCGCCGTTCCGGCGGACGAACGGGGCGTCGGCCTAGCGGCGCAGGTACGCGAGGACGGCCAGGACCCGGCGGTTGTCCTCGGTGGACGGGGCGATGCCGAGTTTGGCGAAGATGCTCGCGGTGTGCTTGGCGACCGCGCTCTCGCTGAAGTGGAGGGCCGCGGCGACGGCGGTGTTCGAGCGGCCCTCCGCCATCAGTTCCAGGACGTCGCGTTCCCGTGGGGTGAGGGCGGAGATGGTGCCCCGGGCGTCGCCGCGCGACAGGAGCCGGCCGATCACCTTCGGGTCCAGGACGGTGCCGCCCGCGGCGACGCGCCGCACGGCGTCGACGAACTGGCCCGTGTCGGTGACCCGGTCCTTGAGGAGGTAGCCCACGCCCCCGTCGTCGCTCGCCAGGAGCTCGTTCGCGTAGAGCTGCTCGACGTACTGGGACAGGACGAGGACGGGCAGCCCGCGATGGTGGCGGCGGGCTTCGAGGGCGGCCTGGAGGCCCTCGTCGGTGAAGGACGGCGGCAGGCGCACGTCGACGACCGCGACGTCCGGCTTCTCCTCCAGCAGGGCGCGCAGCAGCGAGGGGCCGTTGTCGACGGCGGCGACGACGTCGAAGCCGTGCTCCCGGAGCGTGCGGACCAGGCCGTCCCTCAGGAGGAAGAGGTCTTCGGCAAGGACGACGCGCACGGGATCTCCAGGGTCACTGTGGTCGGTCCGCCCTGCGGGCTGTGCAGGGCGAGGCTCCCGTCGAAGGTAGCCAATCGGGCCCGGACACCGAGCAGTCCGGTCCCCCGGGCGGGATCCGCCCCGCCGCGCCCGTCGTCGGTGACGGTGACGCGCAGCCGCCCCTCGCCGTGGGCGAGGACGATGTCGACGCGGTCGCCGCCGGAGTGTTTCGCCGCGTTGGCCAGCAGCTCGTTGACCGCGAAGTAGGCGGCTGATTCGACCGCGGCCGGCAGCCGTCCCGCCAGGCGGACCTCGACGTGCACGTCGAGGAAGCTGTCGAGGGCCAGGGAGCGCACGGCATCGCCCAGGCCCCGGTCGGTGAGGACCGGCGGCTGGATGCCCCGGACCAGGTCGCGCAGGTCCTCCAGGGCCCGTGCGGACAGTTCGCGCGCCTCCAGCAGCGCCGCGCGGGCGGCCGGCGGATCGTGCAGCAGGCGCGTCGCGCCGTCGAGGCGCATCCCGAGCGCGACGAGCCGGGCCTGGGCCCCGTCGTGCAGGTCCCGTTCGATGCGCCGGAGCTCGTCCGCCCGGCCGTCCAGCGCGACGGCCCGGGAGTCCGTCAACTGCTCGATGCGGCGGACGAGTTCGGTCGTACGGGGCGCGGCGAGGAGCAGCCGGCTCCAGCGCGCGTGCAGGCGCAGCACGGCGGGGGCCAGGAGGAGAGCGGCAGCCGTGAGGGCGACGCCCAGGAGCAGCGCCGCGAGCATGCCGGCGGTGCTGCGCACGGGGACGAACGCGTACCAGTTGCCGTCGCCCAGCAGCCGCCACACGAACGGCTGGACGAACGCCCCGAACGCCCCGTACACGAGGAGCGACGGCGGCACGGCGAGCAGCGGGCCGCCGGCCAGGGGCTCCAGCCAGGCCCAGCCCAGGTCGCGCCAGAACCCGGCGTCGGCCAGCACCGCGCGGGCCCCCGCCGTCCGCGGGAGCGGGGCGGGCGGGCTGACCGGCACCCCCGACCAGCGCGCGGCCCGCTCCCGGGCCCGGTCGGCGCAC
This Streptomyces sp. NBC_00539 DNA region includes the following protein-coding sequences:
- a CDS encoding response regulator transcription factor, with protein sequence MRVVLAEDLFLLRDGLVRTLREHGFDVVAAVDNGPSLLRALLEEKPDVAVVDVRLPPSFTDEGLQAALEARRHHRGLPVLVLSQYVEQLYANELLASDDGGVGYLLKDRVTDTGQFVDAVRRVAAGGTVLDPKVIGRLLSRGDARGTISALTPRERDVLELMAEGRSNTAVAAALHFSESAVAKHTASIFAKLGIAPSTEDNRRVLAVLAYLRR
- a CDS encoding sensor histidine kinase, translated to MSSIAARSRAGTLHALTAVGRCHLAGLLGLVVAACAGPAVVGALLLLPVGIGHRLLPPAAALLRRCADRARERAARWSGVPVSPPAPLPRTAGARAVLADAGFWRDLGWAWLEPLAGGPLLAVPPSLLVYGAFGAFVQPFVWRLLGDGNWYAFVPVRSTAGMLAALLLGVALTAAALLLAPAVLRLHARWSRLLLAAPRTTELVRRIEQLTDSRAVALDGRADELRRIERDLHDGAQARLVALGMRLDGATRLLHDPPAARAALLEARELSARALEDLRDLVRGIQPPVLTDRGLGDAVRSLALDSFLDVHVEVRLAGRLPAAVESAAYFAVNELLANAAKHSGGDRVDIVLAHGEGRLRVTVTDDGRGGADPARGTGLLGVRARLATFDGSLALHSPQGGPTTVTLEIPCASSLPKTSSS